Proteins encoded in a region of the Mycolicibacterium chitae genome:
- a CDS encoding NADH:flavin oxidoreductase, producing MTAPARSTLFAPATLGPVPLRNRFIRAGTGESMADPAGRIGDEYVALHENLARGGVGLAFTGHIFSHLRGRYGDLQAGLHQDSSIPGFARVTEAVHRRGGRIFAQIAHAGSQSMSFATRPLAPSAVDNVMTGRRVEAATDDEIHEAIDGFRQAARRAVEAGFDGVHLHGANGYLISEFRSPLTNTRDDDWGGTRERRDRFPVEVIRAIRAELPAGMGLTMKVGLADLVDEPGGLTVPDAIEGVRSFVAAGLDGVEVSSNLMSDYVSASIRGYVAVDRRRALEDLLFHRLHKKPEPEAYFLPFVDALRAQVDTTIILVGGMRRVTTMAALVESGRAEFISMARPFIREPDLVQRLAGGQRTAPACVSCNICLMHDEHHALRCWRTPRMNLLRHAKYRFSGGFKGKGSGRKPAAGDR from the coding sequence ATGACCGCGCCCGCCCGGTCCACGCTCTTCGCCCCGGCCACCCTGGGCCCGGTGCCGCTGCGCAACCGGTTCATCCGCGCGGGCACCGGCGAATCGATGGCCGACCCGGCCGGGCGCATCGGCGACGAGTATGTCGCCCTGCACGAGAACCTGGCCCGCGGCGGTGTCGGACTGGCCTTCACCGGGCACATCTTCAGCCACCTGCGGGGCCGGTACGGGGATCTGCAGGCGGGCCTGCACCAGGACTCCTCGATCCCGGGCTTCGCCCGGGTCACCGAGGCCGTGCACCGCCGGGGCGGGCGCATCTTCGCCCAGATCGCCCACGCCGGCAGCCAATCGATGTCGTTCGCCACCCGGCCGCTGGCGCCGTCCGCGGTGGACAACGTCATGACCGGCCGTCGTGTCGAGGCCGCCACCGACGACGAGATCCACGAAGCCATCGACGGTTTCCGCCAGGCCGCCCGGCGGGCCGTGGAAGCCGGCTTCGACGGGGTGCACCTGCACGGCGCCAACGGGTATCTGATCAGCGAGTTCCGCTCGCCGCTGACCAACACCCGCGACGACGACTGGGGCGGCACCCGGGAGCGGCGCGACCGCTTCCCGGTCGAGGTCATCCGGGCCATCCGCGCCGAACTCCCGGCGGGCATGGGCCTGACCATGAAGGTCGGCCTGGCCGATCTGGTCGACGAACCCGGCGGGCTCACCGTTCCGGACGCGATCGAGGGGGTACGGTCCTTCGTCGCGGCCGGACTCGACGGCGTGGAGGTGTCGTCGAACCTGATGAGCGACTACGTGAGCGCCTCCATCCGCGGCTATGTCGCGGTCGATCGTCGCCGCGCCCTCGAGGATCTGCTCTTTCACCGGCTACACAAGAAGCCCGAACCCGAGGCCTACTTCCTGCCGTTCGTCGACGCGCTGCGCGCGCAGGTCGACACCACCATCATCCTGGTCGGCGGCATGCGCCGGGTCACCACGATGGCCGCGCTCGTCGAATCCGGTCGGGCGGAATTCATCTCGATGGCGCGGCCCTTCATCCGGGAACCCGACCTGGTGCAGCGGCTGGCCGGCGGGCAGCGCACCGCCCCGGCATGCGTGTCCTGCAACATCTGCCTGATGCACGACGAGCACCACGCGCTGCGGTGCTGGCGCACGCCGCGGATGAATCTGCTCCGCCACGCCAAGTACCGCTTCAGCGGCGGCTTCAAGGGCAAGGGATCGGGCCGCAAGCCGGCCGCCGGCGACCGCTAG
- a CDS encoding HAD family hydrolase — translation MSEVHCEAVLFDLDDTLLDHRGAAADALRHWGTDVGLALAPEELAAAWQVLESRYYARYQRGELTKLEQRRARIRALLDPVRLGDDEADAMFDAYWSRYRSAWRAFPDAEAAVRAALDAGLRVGLLTNGDAADQQRKVDATFLAGLDLPLFASSELPGAKPDRSAFEFSCAALQVEPGRCLMVGDSYVNDIEGALGAGLSAALLDRSEATWELPRRARLIRSLAELRFG, via the coding sequence GTGAGCGAAGTCCATTGCGAGGCGGTGCTGTTCGACCTCGACGACACGCTGCTGGATCACCGCGGCGCCGCGGCGGATGCGCTGCGGCACTGGGGGACCGATGTCGGGCTGGCCCTGGCCCCCGAGGAGCTCGCGGCCGCCTGGCAGGTGCTCGAGAGCCGGTACTACGCGCGCTATCAGCGTGGTGAACTCACCAAGCTCGAGCAGCGCCGGGCCCGGATCCGGGCCCTGCTGGACCCGGTGCGACTCGGCGACGACGAGGCCGACGCGATGTTCGACGCGTACTGGTCCCGCTACCGCTCGGCGTGGCGCGCCTTCCCGGATGCCGAGGCCGCGGTCCGCGCGGCGCTGGACGCCGGGTTGCGGGTGGGCCTGCTGACCAACGGCGACGCCGCCGATCAGCAGCGCAAGGTCGACGCCACCTTCCTCGCCGGCCTGGACCTACCGTTGTTCGCCTCCTCGGAGCTGCCCGGGGCCAAGCCCGACCGCAGCGCGTTCGAATTCTCCTGCGCCGCCCTGCAGGTCGAGCCCGGGCGGTGCCTGATGGTCGGCGACTCCTACGTCAACGACATCGAGGGTGCGCTGGGGGCGGGCCTGTCGGCGGCGCTGCTGGACCGGTCGGAGGCCACCTGGGAGCTGCCGCGGCGCGCTCGGTTGATCCGATCGTTGGCCGAACTGCGGTTCGGCTGA
- a CDS encoding aromatic ring-hydroxylating dioxygenase subunit alpha — MSQSALAGFWHPIAAVDDITDQPKRFGLLDDYIVAYRDENGVAAFRDLCIHRGAALSLGWVRNGTLVCPYHGWQYDRTGACVRIPSRPADAAIPSTARATAFQVRERYGLVWVAMEEPRDEIPRYPGDVYDLPSWKSFFAYREVWNAAAARTVENFMDFSHFPYVHNGLLGTEENAEITPYTVEKLSNGLHYWLEQEEPSDLYGAGGSQKVRYEYTLVVPFTIHLKKIEIGTGRETILTQFTVPRAEATTELFVIIARNHSHDEPDSKFGDFTTTIMEQDRRIVESQRPEKLPESLREELHIKVPDAASLLYRQRLASLAKVETYGPYGA, encoded by the coding sequence GTGTCCCAATCCGCCCTTGCCGGCTTCTGGCACCCCATCGCCGCCGTCGACGACATCACCGACCAGCCCAAACGTTTCGGTCTGCTCGACGACTACATCGTCGCCTACCGAGACGAGAACGGCGTGGCCGCATTCCGCGATCTGTGTATCCACCGCGGGGCCGCCCTGTCGCTCGGTTGGGTGCGCAACGGCACCCTCGTCTGCCCCTATCACGGCTGGCAGTACGACCGCACCGGCGCGTGCGTGCGCATCCCGTCCCGGCCGGCCGATGCGGCCATCCCGTCGACCGCGCGCGCCACGGCCTTCCAGGTCCGCGAGCGGTACGGCCTGGTCTGGGTGGCGATGGAGGAACCGCGCGACGAGATCCCGCGCTACCCCGGGGACGTCTACGACCTGCCCAGTTGGAAGTCCTTCTTCGCCTACCGCGAGGTGTGGAACGCGGCCGCGGCGCGCACCGTCGAGAACTTCATGGACTTCTCGCATTTCCCGTACGTCCACAACGGCCTGCTGGGGACCGAGGAGAACGCCGAGATCACGCCGTACACGGTCGAAAAGCTCAGCAATGGCCTGCATTACTGGCTCGAGCAGGAGGAGCCCAGCGACCTCTACGGCGCGGGCGGCAGCCAGAAGGTCCGCTACGAATACACCCTGGTGGTGCCGTTCACCATCCACCTCAAGAAGATCGAGATCGGTACCGGTCGGGAGACCATCCTCACCCAGTTCACCGTCCCGCGGGCCGAGGCGACCACCGAACTGTTCGTGATCATCGCGCGCAACCATTCCCACGACGAACCCGACAGCAAGTTCGGCGATTTCACCACCACGATCATGGAGCAGGATCGCCGGATCGTGGAGAGTCAACGGCCCGAGAAGCTTCCGGAGTCGTTGCGCGAAGAACTGCATATCAAGGTGCCGGATGCCGCGAGCCTGCTGTACCGGCAGCGGTTGGCGTCGCTGGCCAAGGTCGAGACGTACGGACCCTACGGCGCCTGA
- a CDS encoding helix-turn-helix domain-containing protein, which yields MTPTRTTAPAGRRSSAAASGARTSAKSGKDDGSDRSPKTTKRASADNALAERDADAAEQTMLLVGARIRAMRLRQRLTLRDVAERTGVSVSMLSMLERGVSTASVGTLVAVASALGVHMYDLFAHKDGADPSPVTRLDEQTVVSLGEGTTRRVAHNDAAAGLELAINEYDLGGASGPTATHHDGREFGLLISGELTIELDGQRHVLQPGDVIAYSSDRPHRIANTGSERAVAVWVNLDES from the coding sequence ATGACGCCAACTCGAACCACCGCACCGGCAGGGCGGCGCAGCAGCGCCGCTGCCTCCGGAGCGCGGACCTCCGCGAAATCGGGTAAGGACGACGGCTCCGACCGCAGCCCGAAGACCACCAAACGCGCCTCGGCCGACAACGCGCTCGCCGAGCGGGACGCCGACGCCGCCGAGCAGACGATGTTGCTCGTCGGGGCCCGGATCCGGGCCATGCGGCTGCGGCAGCGGCTGACGTTGCGCGACGTCGCGGAGCGGACCGGGGTCAGCGTGTCCATGTTGAGCATGCTGGAACGCGGCGTTTCCACCGCGTCGGTGGGCACCTTGGTGGCGGTCGCCTCGGCGCTCGGGGTGCACATGTACGACCTGTTCGCCCACAAGGACGGTGCCGACCCCTCCCCGGTCACCCGGCTCGACGAGCAGACGGTGGTGAGTCTCGGGGAGGGCACGACGCGGCGGGTGGCCCACAACGACGCCGCGGCCGGCCTGGAACTGGCCATCAACGAGTACGACCTGGGTGGGGCCAGCGGGCCGACGGCCACCCATCACGACGGCCGCGAGTTCGGCCTGCTGATCAGCGGCGAATTGACCATCGAACTCGACGGCCAGCGGCATGTCCTGCAGCCCGGCGACGTCATCGCGTACTCGTCGGACCGGCCGCACCGGATCGCCAATACCGGCAGCGAGCGCGCGGTGGCGGTCTGGGTGAACCTCGACGAGAGCTGA
- a CDS encoding cysteine hydrolase family protein — translation MLTQMNCRLPDGSWKELPAEEVFDLWLDPEHTAVVSIDMHRGHVGPEPELPCPAPRARDRIAAHNVFHSAARELQVPVIHVQHWQRHGGIDDLNSKAHNRRANWRVLYPLFLPENQLTDELNWEGTKWLDLMVEEDPRDYYIRSKKRLSAFYPTDLEFLLRQLDVHNVVLDGTLTDCCVLNSAFDAANRDFRVIVPPDLTAGLSEESEEQALAVIARHLGLVLNAPAVVREWAARREAPVPAGFAEAETAGEVVAATRAATV, via the coding sequence TTGCTGACGCAGATGAACTGCCGCCTGCCCGATGGCTCCTGGAAAGAGCTGCCCGCCGAGGAGGTCTTCGACCTCTGGCTCGACCCTGAGCACACCGCGGTCGTGTCGATCGACATGCACCGCGGTCACGTCGGACCCGAACCGGAACTCCCCTGCCCCGCACCGCGAGCCCGCGACCGCATCGCCGCCCACAACGTGTTCCACTCGGCGGCACGGGAACTGCAGGTTCCGGTCATCCACGTGCAGCACTGGCAGCGCCACGGCGGCATTGACGACCTGAACTCCAAGGCCCACAACCGGCGCGCGAACTGGCGGGTGCTCTACCCGCTTTTCCTGCCCGAGAACCAGCTCACCGACGAGCTGAACTGGGAGGGCACCAAGTGGCTCGACCTGATGGTCGAGGAGGATCCGCGGGACTACTACATCCGCTCCAAGAAGCGCCTGTCGGCCTTCTACCCCACCGACCTCGAGTTCCTGCTGCGCCAACTCGACGTGCACAACGTGGTCCTGGACGGCACGCTCACCGACTGCTGCGTGCTCAACTCGGCGTTCGACGCGGCCAACCGCGACTTCCGGGTCATCGTCCCGCCGGACCTGACCGCCGGGCTGTCGGAGGAATCCGAGGAGCAGGCACTCGCCGTCATCGCGCGGCACCTCGGCCTCGTCCTCAACGCACCGGCGGTGGTGCGGGAGTGGGCCGCCCGCCGCGAGGCACCGGTCCCGGCGGGCTTCGCCGAGGCCGAGACCGCCGGCGAGGTGGTCGCGGCCACCCGCGCGGCCACGGTGTAG
- a CDS encoding ABC transporter ATP-binding protein: MLLEAKNLSTGYGPLTVVRDANLTVAAGEIVAIVGPNGAGKSSLMKCIARSLPVVGGSLTFQGNDLGAVPQNRIAELGIGFVPQQGNVFPELSVQENLQVSCRGSLSEARAITKEVLGQFPRLQERIKQAAATLSGGERQMLAIACALVSSPSLLMLDEPTTGLAPLIVAERIVDIQRLRDGGAGVLWIIEEHPRICLPAVDKVHFMSDGTLGPAMAATDLLEEGALEELFFGVAH, from the coding sequence ATGTTGCTTGAGGCCAAGAACCTGAGCACCGGTTACGGACCGCTGACCGTCGTCCGCGACGCCAACCTCACGGTGGCCGCCGGCGAGATCGTCGCCATCGTGGGCCCCAACGGCGCGGGCAAGTCCTCGCTGATGAAGTGCATCGCGCGCTCGCTGCCGGTGGTCGGCGGGTCGCTGACCTTCCAGGGCAACGATCTCGGCGCGGTCCCGCAGAACCGGATCGCCGAACTCGGCATCGGTTTCGTCCCGCAACAGGGCAACGTCTTCCCCGAACTGTCGGTGCAGGAGAACCTCCAGGTCTCCTGCCGCGGCAGCCTTTCGGAAGCGCGGGCGATCACCAAAGAGGTCCTCGGACAGTTCCCCCGCCTGCAGGAACGGATCAAGCAGGCCGCCGCCACCCTCTCCGGTGGGGAGCGCCAGATGCTGGCCATCGCGTGCGCGCTGGTCAGCTCGCCGTCGCTGCTGATGCTCGACGAACCGACCACCGGCCTGGCGCCGCTGATCGTCGCCGAACGGATCGTCGACATCCAGCGCCTGCGCGACGGCGGCGCCGGGGTGCTGTGGATCATCGAGGAACACCCCCGGATCTGCCTGCCCGCCGTCGACAAGGTGCACTTCATGTCCGACGGCACATTGGGGCCCGCGATGGCGGCCACCGACTTGCTGGAAGAAGGCGCACTCGAAGAGTTGTTCTTCGGCGTCGCACACTGA
- a CDS encoding FAD binding domain-containing protein produces MKPRSFEYRAPTSLAEALAILAEDPDDSKVLAGGQSLVPMMNFRLASPGTLVDINQIPGLSGIRTVDDRVVIATRTRHLQVQNNSVPGPLGSLLRHAAAHVGHLPIRTRGTFGGSIAHCDSASEWCLVASLLDAEMTAVSKARGERTIAAADFFQSIFTTALEPDELLLSVSLPALDDTWRTGIAEFARRAGDFGIVTTTAAVRVVDDVVREARVSIGGVSEVPFRSAAAEQALVGQALTDAALVAAAEAAADEVDPPSDTHGDAAYRRDLVRALLPRALGTTVGA; encoded by the coding sequence GTGAAGCCTCGCTCCTTCGAGTACCGCGCGCCCACCAGCCTGGCGGAGGCGCTGGCGATCCTCGCCGAGGATCCCGACGACAGCAAGGTGCTCGCCGGCGGTCAGAGCCTGGTGCCGATGATGAACTTCCGGCTGGCCAGCCCCGGCACGCTCGTCGACATCAACCAGATCCCCGGCCTGAGCGGAATCCGCACGGTCGACGATCGCGTCGTCATCGCGACTCGGACCCGGCACCTGCAGGTGCAGAACAACTCCGTGCCGGGCCCGCTCGGTTCGCTGCTGCGCCACGCCGCGGCCCACGTCGGCCACCTGCCCATCCGGACCCGCGGCACGTTCGGCGGATCGATCGCGCACTGCGACTCGGCCTCCGAATGGTGCCTGGTGGCCTCGCTGCTCGACGCCGAGATGACCGCGGTGAGCAAGGCGCGCGGCGAACGCACGATCGCCGCCGCGGACTTCTTCCAATCCATCTTCACCACCGCGCTCGAGCCCGACGAGCTGCTGCTGAGCGTGTCGCTGCCGGCCCTCGACGACACCTGGCGCACCGGTATCGCCGAATTTGCCCGGCGCGCCGGTGATTTCGGCATCGTCACGACGACCGCCGCGGTCCGTGTGGTCGACGATGTGGTCCGCGAGGCGCGGGTGAGCATCGGCGGGGTCAGCGAGGTGCCGTTCCGCAGCGCGGCCGCCGAACAGGCGCTGGTGGGCCAGGCCCTGACCGACGCGGCGCTGGTGGCGGCCGCCGAGGCCGCGGCCGACGAGGTGGACCCGCCCAGCGACACCCACGGCGACGCGGCGTACCGGCGCGACCTGGTGCGCGCCCTGCTGCCCCGCGCACTGGGGACGACGGTCGGCGCATGA
- a CDS encoding WhiB family transcriptional regulator: protein MSESWEWQHQAACLAHDLALFFHPDGERGKRRRSRQDMAKAICKSCPVLRQCREHALAFPEHYGTWGGLTEEDRDRLRDHRAPFGRRVRRTS, encoded by the coding sequence ATGTCGGAATCTTGGGAATGGCAACACCAGGCCGCCTGCCTGGCACACGATCTCGCCCTGTTCTTCCACCCCGACGGCGAACGCGGCAAGCGGCGGCGTTCCCGACAGGACATGGCCAAGGCCATCTGCAAAAGCTGCCCGGTGCTACGCCAATGCCGCGAACACGCCCTGGCCTTCCCCGAGCACTACGGCACCTGGGGCGGACTGACCGAAGAGGACCGCGACCGGCTCCGCGACCACCGCGCCCCGTTCGGCCGCCGCGTGCGCCGCACCTCCTGA
- a CDS encoding XdhC family protein has product MYDVLDDLVKWWSAGESVGVGTVVATFKSAPRPPGASMLVGPDGSAAGSVSGGCVEGAVYELARAVVGTGEPVLERYGVSDDDAFDVGLTCGGILDVFVESIDRRTFPEFGELVAMVRAEQPVALATVIAHPEAERVGRRLIVPANGDPIGTLGSAHADNAVAADALGLLAAGTNATLHYGPDGQRRGDEMGVFVWAFAPKPRMLVFGAIDFAAAVARVGTFLGYRVTVCDARPVFATRSRFPGIDDVVVQWPHRYLGAEHAAGRIDARTVIAVLTHDPKFDVPLLEIALRMPELGYIGAMGSRRTHEDRLDRLRSAGLAEAEIARLSSPIGLDLGARTPEETAISIAAEIIATRWDGSGRRLAETRGPIHRHAIHRHAEAR; this is encoded by the coding sequence ATGTACGACGTGCTGGACGACCTCGTGAAGTGGTGGTCCGCCGGCGAATCCGTCGGCGTGGGCACCGTGGTGGCCACCTTCAAGTCCGCGCCCCGTCCCCCGGGCGCCTCGATGCTGGTCGGTCCCGACGGCAGCGCCGCCGGTTCGGTCTCCGGGGGTTGCGTGGAGGGCGCGGTCTACGAACTCGCCCGCGCGGTCGTCGGCACCGGGGAGCCGGTGCTCGAGCGCTACGGCGTCTCCGACGATGACGCCTTCGACGTCGGGCTCACCTGCGGCGGCATCCTGGACGTGTTCGTCGAGAGCATCGACCGGCGGACGTTCCCGGAGTTCGGCGAGCTGGTCGCCATGGTGCGCGCCGAGCAACCGGTGGCGCTGGCCACCGTCATCGCCCATCCCGAAGCCGAGCGGGTGGGTCGACGGCTCATCGTGCCGGCGAACGGGGACCCGATCGGGACGCTGGGCTCCGCGCACGCCGACAATGCCGTCGCCGCAGACGCTTTGGGGCTGCTGGCCGCGGGAACCAACGCGACGCTGCACTACGGTCCCGACGGCCAGCGCCGCGGCGACGAGATGGGCGTGTTCGTCTGGGCCTTCGCGCCGAAACCCCGGATGCTGGTGTTCGGCGCCATCGACTTCGCGGCCGCGGTAGCCCGGGTCGGCACCTTCCTCGGCTACCGCGTGACGGTCTGCGATGCGCGGCCGGTCTTCGCCACCAGGAGCCGCTTCCCGGGGATCGACGACGTGGTGGTGCAGTGGCCGCACCGCTATCTGGGCGCCGAGCACGCGGCCGGCCGCATCGACGCGCGCACCGTCATCGCGGTGCTCACCCACGACCCCAAATTCGATGTTCCGCTGCTCGAGATCGCGCTGCGGATGCCGGAGCTCGGATACATCGGCGCCATGGGGTCCCGGCGCACCCACGAGGACCGGCTGGACCGGCTGCGCAGCGCCGGGCTCGCCGAGGCCGAGATCGCCAGGCTGTCCAGTCCGATCGGCCTGGACCTCGGCGCGCGCACGCCCGAGGAGACCGCGATCAGCATCGCCGCGGAGATCATCGCCACGCGGTGGGACGGCAGCGGACGGCGGCTGGCCGAGACGCGCGGGCCCATCCACCGACATGCCATCCACCGACATGCGGAAGCGCGGTGA
- a CDS encoding cupin domain-containing protein: MAEQQTTTPGMRVITRDEWGPDQGLIEGGTWFEMVGPASGAKCRGLYDLQFEQDGRSKLLTHPTEAAYYVVGGSGSIVHDTTGDAQPLAEGSMVHVRPHTPYRLTGAAGTRLVGGPCPGQDSITGAPVIPAPAADTWPVISVHHRDKPGLMVPFISQDARLVVWLGIGAVAANMNYVVLQPGERNKEHVHAYSEDTIHILEGRGTAENVTTGEKLAFGPGDTIHIEIGFWHAVAADRGERIVSVGGPCPADVDMLRAAGVDVDQIELPPDAALPVPGAVSGS; encoded by the coding sequence GTGGCTGAACAGCAGACGACGACGCCGGGTATGCGAGTCATCACCCGCGACGAATGGGGCCCCGACCAAGGACTGATCGAGGGCGGCACCTGGTTCGAGATGGTGGGCCCGGCCTCGGGCGCGAAATGCCGTGGGCTCTACGACCTTCAGTTCGAGCAGGACGGTCGGTCGAAGCTGCTGACGCACCCCACCGAAGCCGCGTATTACGTTGTCGGCGGGTCAGGTTCGATCGTGCACGACACGACCGGCGACGCCCAACCGTTGGCCGAGGGCTCGATGGTGCACGTGCGTCCCCACACTCCGTACCGGCTGACCGGCGCGGCGGGCACCCGCCTGGTCGGCGGCCCCTGCCCCGGACAGGATTCGATCACCGGCGCCCCCGTCATCCCCGCGCCCGCCGCGGACACCTGGCCCGTCATCTCCGTGCACCACCGCGACAAGCCCGGCCTGATGGTCCCGTTCATCTCGCAGGACGCCCGCCTCGTGGTGTGGCTCGGCATCGGGGCCGTAGCCGCCAACATGAACTACGTCGTGCTGCAACCGGGTGAGCGCAACAAGGAACACGTGCACGCCTACTCCGAGGACACCATCCACATCCTGGAGGGCCGCGGCACCGCCGAGAACGTCACCACCGGTGAGAAACTCGCGTTCGGCCCCGGCGATACCATCCACATCGAGATCGGCTTCTGGCACGCCGTGGCCGCCGACCGTGGTGAGCGCATCGTCAGCGTCGGTGGTCCCTGCCCCGCCGATGTCGACATGCTCCGCGCGGCCGGCGTCGACGTCGACCAGATCGAGCTTCCCCCGGACGCGGCACTCCCGGTACCTGGAGCCGTGTCCGGAAGCTGA
- a CDS encoding uracil-xanthine permease family protein: MSDLAEPTPPRSAGRPILTVGFDERLSPPRTALFGLQHLLALTGIWLFPALIGAALDLSHEQTGWLTQGCLFMTGLITVLQSSRLLRLPIVQGPTAAFMLAIIAAGSTFGLGTAFGSMFVAGLIFAALALPLRRLGLFGHIAKLVANPILLGTLLLIIGAQLASIGLSGWFGTPGNPGHGWPFFLISIVTVLAVIGFAVFGGDTIVRRGAIFWGIVIGTVVAFLTGVWSLPAVTGTALVAPPQLLPFGFGVAWPAVVLMLIAFLQAGAESAGMYQLVGSWGGQRVDVDRTNRGLFTEFAGTAVGSLFCGIGTTSYPENAGIVRMSGIGSRFVTLTAGAAALVLAFVPAVGLFIAGLPLPVLAAASTILFGIIALSGVQMMNNVHWDELNLMVAAPAFIIALGTAHLPEDILAVLPDSVASVVTTPMMVGVILLFVLHLVLNVGVRRLLNRPEATEPPLVVPAIGTE, encoded by the coding sequence ATGTCCGATCTGGCTGAGCCCACGCCGCCCCGCAGCGCGGGACGTCCGATCCTCACCGTCGGGTTCGACGAGCGCCTGTCGCCGCCGCGCACGGCGCTGTTCGGCCTGCAGCACCTGCTGGCACTGACCGGGATCTGGCTGTTCCCCGCGTTGATCGGCGCTGCCCTCGACCTGTCGCACGAGCAGACGGGGTGGCTCACGCAGGGTTGTCTGTTCATGACCGGACTGATCACGGTGCTGCAATCGAGTCGGTTGCTGCGGCTGCCGATCGTGCAGGGTCCGACGGCGGCATTCATGCTCGCGATCATCGCTGCCGGCAGCACTTTCGGCCTGGGCACCGCCTTCGGTTCGATGTTCGTGGCGGGGCTGATCTTCGCGGCGCTGGCGCTGCCGCTGCGCAGGCTCGGCCTGTTCGGACACATCGCGAAGCTGGTCGCCAACCCGATCCTGCTCGGGACGCTGCTGCTGATCATCGGCGCCCAGTTGGCCTCGATCGGGCTGAGCGGGTGGTTCGGCACACCCGGGAACCCGGGGCACGGCTGGCCGTTCTTCCTGATCAGCATCGTGACGGTGCTGGCGGTGATCGGCTTCGCCGTGTTCGGCGGCGACACCATCGTCCGGCGCGGGGCCATCTTCTGGGGCATCGTCATCGGCACCGTGGTCGCATTCCTCACCGGGGTGTGGTCCCTGCCGGCCGTCACCGGGACCGCGCTGGTGGCGCCACCGCAGTTGCTGCCCTTCGGGTTTGGCGTCGCCTGGCCCGCGGTGGTGCTGATGCTGATCGCGTTCCTGCAGGCCGGCGCCGAGTCCGCGGGCATGTACCAGCTGGTGGGTAGCTGGGGTGGGCAGCGGGTGGATGTCGACCGCACCAACCGCGGCCTGTTCACCGAGTTCGCCGGCACCGCGGTGGGTTCGCTGTTCTGCGGCATCGGCACGACCTCCTACCCGGAGAACGCCGGCATTGTCCGGATGTCCGGGATCGGCAGCCGCTTCGTCACGCTGACGGCCGGCGCGGCCGCCCTGGTGCTGGCGTTCGTGCCGGCCGTCGGGCTGTTCATCGCGGGGTTGCCGTTGCCGGTGCTCGCCGCGGCCTCCACCATCCTGTTCGGCATCATCGCGCTGTCCGGGGTGCAGATGATGAACAACGTGCACTGGGACGAGTTGAACCTGATGGTCGCGGCCCCGGCGTTCATCATCGCCCTGGGCACCGCCCACCTGCCCGAGGACATCCTGGCGGTGCTGCCCGACTCGGTGGCCAGCGTCGTCACCACACCCATGATGGTCGGCGTAATCCTGTTGTTCGTACTGCATCTCGTGCTCAACGTCGGCGTGCGGCGGCTGTTGAACCGCCCCGAGGCCACCGAGCCGCCCCTGGTGGTCCCCGCCATCGGGACCGAGTGA
- a CDS encoding nitrilase-related carbon-nitrogen hydrolase: MAVVRVALEQIDVAVGAVDANRETALTRTRAAFGAGANLVVLPELAISGYVVDPEFARQVAEPLDGPTAAAFSAQAREFGGLAAYGFAELADGEVFNTVVVVDGDGPVLHYRKLHLFDQEQAAYAPGDLGLPVADTAFGRIGVCICYDLRFVEVLRAMSLRGAEVVLAPAAWVGGFDRTVPVTGGTRHVDSVLAQANLDQVAVVAVSQVAGAARGGPATLGGSVACDAYGEVLAGPLSRTAADSALVDIDLDAVRAARIRGERIRPREDRRTDVYALTYGGDAW; encoded by the coding sequence ATGGCGGTTGTGAGAGTCGCCCTCGAGCAGATCGACGTCGCCGTCGGCGCGGTCGATGCCAACCGGGAAACCGCCCTGACCAGAACGCGTGCGGCGTTCGGTGCCGGCGCCAACCTGGTGGTGCTGCCCGAACTCGCGATCAGCGGTTACGTGGTGGACCCCGAGTTCGCGCGGCAGGTGGCCGAACCCCTGGACGGGCCCACCGCGGCCGCGTTCAGCGCGCAGGCGCGGGAGTTCGGCGGCCTGGCGGCGTACGGCTTCGCCGAACTCGCCGACGGCGAGGTGTTCAACACGGTTGTAGTCGTCGACGGTGACGGGCCGGTCCTGCACTACCGCAAGCTGCACCTGTTCGACCAGGAGCAGGCCGCGTATGCCCCCGGGGACCTCGGACTGCCGGTGGCCGACACGGCCTTCGGCCGGATCGGCGTCTGCATCTGCTACGACCTGCGCTTCGTCGAGGTGCTGCGGGCGATGTCGCTGCGGGGTGCCGAGGTGGTGCTCGCACCCGCGGCGTGGGTCGGCGGATTCGACCGGACGGTGCCTGTCACGGGCGGCACCCGACACGTGGATTCCGTTCTGGCACAGGCGAATCTGGATCAGGTCGCGGTGGTGGCCGTGTCGCAGGTGGCCGGTGCCGCCCGCGGCGGTCCGGCCACGCTGGGCGGTTCGGTGGCCTGCGACGCCTACGGCGAGGTGCTCGCCGGGCCGCTGTCGCGGACCGCGGCCGATTCGGCGCTCGTCGACATCGATCTGGACGCGGTCCGGGCCGCACGAATCCGCGGCGAGCGCATCCGCCCCCGCGAAGACCGGCGTACCGACGTGTACGCCCTGACCTACGGAGGGGATGCCTGGTGA